aatttatttgAAATGGACTTAGTAGTACAGCGCTATATATGACAGATTCACAGGGCTTTAAAGAACTTGCAAACCAGAAATGCAAAAGTTGTAAGATGGGGTTTTACAAGGCTGTATTATAACAGCAACTCAATTATATATGGAAAATAAATAAGGAGAAATTAAACAAAGAAGTATCAACCCAGAAAGACTGATTTTGCCCCTTCTGAAAGCATGATAAATGTGTAATATATAGCTATTCTAGCTTATGGTAAATCCCCAGTTGGTGGCATATTTAACAAGCTCCTTCATCTCTTCGTCACCAATGAATCCATCAGCATCAGCATCAGCGTGTCGCAAAGCTCTCCTGGCTCTAATCCCACTAAAACGTAAACCCAATCCACGAAAGGCTACCTCAAGTTCTTTCTTGCCTAACCGGCCATCCCCATTTGTATCATATCTCTTCAGAAGAGCCTTTAGCTGCTCTTCTGAGAGAGGAAAATTTGCACTTCTGCTCAGATACACCGGCATCGTAATTAAGAGCAAAGAAGACAAGTTCAGgtgaaattttctttgttgggTGAGGATGATGAAGAACGCAAACAGTTCCTTTTATAGTAGATAAAGTCAGATCAAAGGCACGTTTAGGTTCTTTCCCAAGGCAAGAATAAAGTTTGATTGACGAATAATGTGACCAATGCATAAAGCATTGTCACTAAGACGGGCGGCTTCAGCCCGTTGGAGACTTGTTCAACTTTATTCACTCTATACAGGCCATCCAATCCAGGGCCACCTAAAAGcctagaaattaataaattgcaATGAGATTCTCCATCTGCATATTataattagtttattattaCATCTTCTAAAGATAATATTCTATCTTTACCTCCATAATTGTCCATATGGATGGCCTATTTTATAATCTGTTCAAGTGTGCTCTTTGATACATCACGTTTCACCTGTGGATTTTGAAATGTTGACGCTTCATATAATTTGGCTGTCTAATTAAATGAACGCGTATACCAGAAATATTATGTTGGAGACAAACGTCCACACCTCATTTTACCGGGTGGCCATcaattcaagaaaataaaattcgaaATATGACTAAATTACTCTTGTCCACCCCGCACCTCCCTTTAAACGTAAAGTTTATTATTCTTCTCAATTCTCAAAGTTTTTTagtagttttattaattaaaaaatatttttttaattttatataatatgttatattttcaTCGGACTGAACACGTCACATGGATTGAAGAGCCTGGGTTTAAAATATTCTACTTACACAAAGCTCTCAATTTTCTGTTTCTTTGGTTTTACCTTTTCTATTTATCTTGgcaataatgaaaagaaaataaatagacAAATATTTACTTCGAGGGTAAACAAACCTCCCAAAGCCGAagcttaatttcaaaaatttcataacTTAATTACATGGacacaatacaaataaataatctaCTGGTTAACTAAGTTTCCTTGATATTCTCCATGATCCAGTAGCacgttttttttatttgactcAAACAAGGTACTAAGCGAATACTCAATAAATAAAGACTTCACCTAACTCTTGCTTCTACGCACTATCTATTACAATGTCTCCATCCCCATGCACGTGGGTTAACAACaagtacataaaatattttaatttaataactaaaaaaataataaaaaaatgatagaatgaaaatgataaatgtgtatcataatatataatagggttaatattatttaaaatattgtacaaacaaattatatttttatatcattacTACTTTATATCTTTctatctctctttcttctctttttgccAATTCTTGAATGCCAAAAAAGCACTCAAGGGAAAGCCGACATAATTAGACACGCTTGATGCTTTAACAAGTGTGGTCTCTAGGAGTACACATAGCTAGTTGATGTGGtttaaaagtgtttttaaactaaattgaaaaaaatgatttaaaaaacttttaaaccaaatcaaactaaattaaaaaaatatagtttattttgatttggattataatttgaattataattgttatatctaataatacataatatatattgtatcatagatacaatatatatagaaaacaatatgtattataagatatatcaaattaatataatatagtaaacatattatataatacaatacgtATTAtcgatatgaattgatacattttttttagaaaaaatgataatgcattaagggtgtatatgaaaatttttaatttgttaagagcatttatgatatttttcaaaataaagatacatcaattataataatttattagtattttattatttaaatttttaaaatgtctatcatacaatataatacataatatagtAAATTAGacttttgatatatgataagaTACAcgatttaactattattttttaaaatcatttatttttaaatatatatgtcattcaataaaattaattgaattatagttttctaaaatataatatacacatgtaaaacaaatataaaatatacatataacaaaataacaaaataaatatgaaaaaacaatttatacaCCTAATcgcttatttaaaaattttgtcaaacacaattatatatatgtattttaaaataatcagtttacagtttgattcaatttaaaaatcgcTCAAACCACAATTCGAACTGAAAAAGCGGTGtgaaaaatttcaatcaaatcaaactaaaacataatttttaaacaattcaattcgattttaaaatttgaatcaaattatgcacACTTCTAGTAGTCTCCAATGAgtattgagtttgagtttagagATGCAGAGTTTGAAGATATTGGACATTagaataattgattttgaagttttgtgaatttttGTTGAACTATGAGTGTTTTGAATATGAAACAAAACATTGGTAGTGTTGTAAAGAATTTAGAATATGTgttttgttcataaaaaaaaacttgatgGATTGAAAAAATTAAGACTGAGCTCACATTCTAACGTCTTTACTAGTTGTCATCACAATTTTGTGGACGGAGTGATTTGTAAATGGATAAGTAACTCAATTGTTGACTCAGTTCGCAAAAGTAAGATGATCATGTTACTTGAAATATGGATTAGATGAACGCTTAAGTTGTCTCCAATTCAAATCTCCTGCATTTTCTCAGATTGTTTGAAAGCCTTGACAATGAATATGTTAGACAATATAACTGCATATTGGATATACACTTCCAACATTGATATATCAATTTCAACAACACAATGAGCAATAATAGTGATGTAGAGGGAAAATGAAAGGAATAGGAACAAGGAAATGAAATAtgacattaatttaatttcaataaaaataaagacaaatagGTCATTGACATTTAAATGTCCATgacaatttcataaataatttataatgaaagcaaaaaatgatttttgttattgaagataaataatagatgaataaaatcgattttttaaatttaaaatatgaaaaatatcgtttcatccaaattttgttaaaaaatagtCGTTCCATATTTGAAATATAGTTTCAAAATAATAAGCATCATGTAGCAAAATGGATgtaatattgaattatttgttaataatgATGAAACCACATCAAACAAATTATAACAACATCAGTATTCctagttaatataatttttaaaaaataagattttttttttctctaaataaataaataaatagcgAAACACTTGCTAAAGGATAAGTTACAGCACACATTAACCCAAACAAACTGACAATCAAAGCCCGAAACCAAAAGTCGTTTTACTTTGGGGATGAGTCCTTAGAACATGACTCTAGAAGGCCCAAGACAAAGGCCCACTCAACTCTCCCTCCGGAGTAAAAAAGCAACACTCCTCTCCGCTGAGCTCGTagtttgagttgagttgagttgagttgattCAGCCGAGGATacaaattttgttgtttgaaaaATGGAATTTCCAAAACCTCAAGTACCTACAAACCCTCTCTTATCCCTCTCAACCTTCATCCACCAAAACTGCCTCCGCCTCGGCTCTGAATTGTCCAGCCGCTTCGATGACACGAAACGCCTAGCCGCATCCTTGACCGCGAGGCTTCACCGTCAATCTCTACCGCCGTTTGCATTTCTCTCACAGCCCAAGCAGGCCGTTGCTGCTACACTCAGCTCCGAATTTGTCGCGAAAACCCTTGCCGGCACGGCAGTGTATACTGTTAGCAATGCTAATAATGAGTTTGTGCTTATTTCGGATCCAAATGGAGCCAAGTCCATTGGCTTGCTTTGCTTTCGACGGGAAGATGCCGAGGCATTTCTTGCTCAggttaatatttcaaatttgtgCTTTATGCTCTTTATCGGTTTTGTTTCAGCCTTTTTGTCGACAAATTATCTTTGGTGATACTCAGGTACGGTTGCGAAAGAGAGAGCTTCGAAGCGCGGCTAAGGTTGTTCCCATTACTCTTGACCAGGTCTGTCTGCTGCTTCTagattatttttagttttctgtTATAACTCTTAGGCTGTATTGAGAAAGTGTTTCGAAGAATGTTTTTATTGTATGTGAGACTAATTGCTAAATAATCTGGAGCATGGACACAATTAAAGCCTGTataatattcttacaattttgAGGTTGAGGTTGGTCATGTATTGATATTTAAGGTTACATTTGGAATAATAATGAGGTTTTCGTTATTCTGATATTACAGGTTTACATGTTGAAGGTTGAAGGAATTGCATTCCGTTTTTTGCCTGATCCAGTTCAGATAAAGAATGCATTAGAggtgatttttattatttaagttgaatgTCTGAGTTATTACTTACCTGAAACAATGAGAGGTTTTGTTGTTTAAGTTTTGAGGTGACAGTGTAGCACATATAGGTTATGCATGTTCTCGTCATGCTAGCAAGTTTCATTAGTTATTCGACTCATTTCAGTTTGGAAGGCTTTGTCAAAgcaatataatttgaaattaaatgattaaagCACCTCTAGTCCAGCTGAGCTAGAGTAAGgattactaataatattttcattgttATCAGCTGAAAGCAATTGATATGAGGACTGGCTTTGATGGAGTTCCTGTTTTTCAGGTATGctatttaattatttgcatATGCCTATTGTCTCTGAAAGTGGGCACATTTCCAACCAAGTTCTAATTTCTATACATTTCCAACCAAGTTCCTGTCTTTATTTGTCATATAGCTTGCTTCTACATGGAGATGCACATGAATTTGTGTGCAGAATACATTCATATTGGAACCTGACtcctcttttttaattttatctccaCATTAATTTTGATGAAGGCCCCAATATTCTGCTTATCCATACTGTAATCTTATTCTTATTAGTATTGTTTAATCAGTAAAATCTTTCCAAATGCTGTTTTAATTTGGTAAGTGAAAGCATTTGTTTCTGTAGAAATTCTTTAAAGGTTATCTAAGATGAATTGTCTTACTAGATTAGAAATTTATGATGAAATTACCAAACATTCGCACAGTGGGCCATGGATGAGTACCAACTAGTCCACTACTtctatttaaatgaattttagaATGTTTTAGAcacaaaagagaagaaaaagtaaaCTGTTCTTCAGTCTCCTATGATTGTTTTGGAAGCATAACATGTAATCATCTGTCAATATCCAAGCTATAGCATTTTGGCATGGACGTCCTCAGCCACAATGTTATGCATGGATCCATTTTGGTTACTCTTGTTTAGTGTGTGCATTTAGATGTGTATCTAAGCATATCATTTGAGAATTATGTTGTTCTGGATAGATCTCATGTGATTTCTCTCAATGACTATTAATTTCTGTGTCTGCAGTCAGACCTTCTGGTTGTGAGGAAGAAAAACAAGCGTTATTGCCCAGTATTTTTCCAAAAGGTTTATTGATCCTGGAGCTTTTGGTGGATGTTATAGTTGATTGTATCTTAACATCTATGTAAGATGCTGTTACAAGTGCATGTGGTACTAGCTATTCCTTGTTGTTTCTTGTGCAGGAAGATATAGAAAAAGAACTCTCAAAAGTTTCTAGGGCGTCAAGAGGATCTGGTGTTTCTCAACATATAATGgtataaaattttgtcattgCTTTCATTTGCTATTTTGATGCATgcataacataataatttaaaaactcaagGAATAATGAGTTTGGATGAGTGCTATGAGTTCTTCAAAAAATTTATGCATTACATGTGACTGGCACCACCTGCATGCACAAAGACTTAGAAACAAGACACATTTATGTTAAACTAGTTTTTCAGCACCAATTCCCATGGCTTTGTATGATGTTTTCAACACTCTTCATTTGATACCCTTTGTTTCAGTAGTTGGTGATTGGTCATGAGAAAGAAAATGGGGTAAAATCAAATGTTAGGTAatgaattaaaagtttgattagAAAGTGGAATTTTGGTAGTTTATTGAAGCAAAAGTTTTCTgttctcaatttttttcaagtCATAAAATTGGCCCTATTAGGCAGTAATAACATAAATTCTGAATGTCAAAGTTTCATCTTAATCTCGCTCCTCTAGAATCCATGGCTTCTAGCATTGTGTTGTCAAAAAGTTGATTTGACTAACATGATTCATGGTTAATTGAGAATTGAAGTTGTAGATATCAACTTAGTCAATGAGCGGTTGCTTCATTGCCATGCTTCCACCAAAGGATTGGCTTTTGCATGACCTGTTTTCATGCTAACCTACTAGCATCTAGATCTATTTCACTAAACCTTTTCGAAAGAAAAGGATCTAAAATGTCGAAACAATTTTCTATCTGAGAAATTTTTAACTATGATAATATGATGTCCCAcagaaaaagcaaaattttcttaattatttatttttaatacccACCTGAGCCTGATAATGAAAAATCTATCTAGTCGAAGTTTTTCTTTTGGTATGTTATGATGCTCAGTATTTCATTCTGTTTAAACAGGTTGGAAGTTTGGAAGATGTTCTAAAGAAAATGGAGGTAATGAGTCTGAtattcataaataatgatattaaacTTGGACtattgattatttattgttgtctgCTGCAGATGAGTGAGAAGAACTCTGGCTGGGAAGATCTGATTTTCGTTCCACCTGGTAAAACCCATTCACAACACATCCAAGAGGTGGCAAAAGTATGAGTTGgtggatttttcaattcaaCTGACCCTATGAAATGAACTGAAAGGAGAGAGCAAAGTGATATATCCATTCCAGGCTGATGGCATTTCAGGTCAGCAATTATGTCTGATCAATGAATATCCTCTGATCTCACTTCTCTTTTGACTGtcatttaaagaaatttttcaTTGACAGCCACTGGAGTAGCACTAAGATACAAGGAATGGGATACATTTTCagttgaaaacaataaataaatcaaaaagtGAATCAACTAACTTTCAATTAAATGAAAGAGTGAAATGCCATTGTTCCATTGTTGGATCATGGAAACTTGATACAATGCACGTAGCAGTATTGTTAGATCATTCTTCATGCAATTCATCCTTTTAAGATCAGAACTGTTTTACTGTGAATTGACTACATGAATGTTAATTATTCCCCGGATGTTGCCCAAGATGAAAATGGAATTGTTTTTGCAGCGTTTTACATTAGTTGGATAATTAGGTGAGCATGTGTGGCATTTGATTTGAGAAGACTACTGCTAAATCAGCTCTTTAGGGATCGTTTGGTTaaagtgttttaaaaattatcttaataatctatcttttattacttatattactttatttggtttgtcagtaataaaagattacagtaattttttattatcaatgttgatgtggtaggtaatataggtattaatctgattaccatttttaccttaaatattaaaatattattaagttaattttgattttattgtatttatattattctttattaatttttaagataaaaataaatttatttttaattaatataacaaataatataaaaaatatttaaaaataattatattcaagggtatttaagtaaaataatttattagtatttttttattaccgttaaccaaacatattaattatttatatcatgcatttttattaaattttatcaaatgagtGATCATTTATACGTAGTAATTTTttcagtaatctatctttaaggtaattttcttattttgaaaataaaacattacttaaaCTAAACGTCTTTCTATAGTTTCATCAAACAAGTGATAATTTTACATTATGTGTCTATTGATACCTTAGGTGAGGTAGAGAGGTGAGAGTCAACAACGGTATAAATTATTTAGGCAATCAAACAGACATAACAATATAACTTGGTAAGTTTGCAATCCATATATGGTGTCCtgtcattattttattcattagaGAAATCAGAAGTTGCCATCTGATTACAAATTAAGTAGACGGAGAAAAATAAGAACCACCTAATACGATTGACTCTCCGAGGGACAAGTCCTATTTACTTTTCACATATAGCAGGTACTACCTTCTTGACATGATAATCCGATTTCAAGATTATGTCAAAAGAAATAAGGAGATATATGTTCATAAGAAACGATATGTGAGTTAATGGTAAGTGTTGCTCCTTCTGTTAGACGGTCTAATTATCAAGAAGTTGACCTTTGTGTGAAGTTATGATAGTTTACCATACCCTTTCCCACAGTTAACCATTCATATCCAATCAAAAAACCTAATTATGTTTCCCAACGAGGTTTAGAGACAACTGGtctattagaaaataaaatactggTGGAGCCTCCACATTTTGTAAGAACTAAAAGCGACATTTCACTGCTTGCCGAAGTTGATGGGGCAACCGAATGGTTGTTGATGGGCCTGCTTAGCCTTAGATGCCCACTACAGAACCGTAATGACCCAagtcctttttcttctttttcttttacagTTATACCCCTACATTTCCCCCTTTTATGATTCGaagggaaatttaaaaaaaacccttttataCTAAATTTGTTCCTTTTTGAAGATTCAAAAAGGAAAGGTTAAAATGGgaaattcattaaaattgtatgaaaaatagTATTAATCACGACAGGATTGGGAAAGAAGTGAAGCTTCATTTGCCGCGACCTTTTTGTTCCTACAGGAAATCAAAATTGTATATGAAGGAGGCCACAGATGGAGCCTTTTAAATGGTCGTTCTTTTATCAATATTTCCTCAAATTACAACGCTTTGGCTCATCAAGTCTCTAACTACTACATCCAAATcctcattaaaaattggttctTGATTCTCATTTTAAATTGTCAAATTAATCCTACACAAAGTAGGAGGGTGGTTAAGTTTGGTTGAGATGGGGGAGACGCTTGGCCTTCAGAAGATAATGAAGGTCACTGCTTCAAAGGCTCTGGTTATCAGAATCAACCtgttttttcttgctttcttttttattatatatgtatgtatcttTCTCCATCCATCTTCTACTGCCTACTTTGAGAATGCTGCATCTCTTGTAAGGTGCTCGTTGCGCGAGTGCCAACACAAGGTAAGGTGAGCCACCCGAGTTAGTAAGTTAGATTTTATcataatgatgataatttttttctttggattacccagttgtttaaattttaattctgtgCAGGTGGAAAAAAGTATGAAGATGGAGGCAATATTTGAAGATACTCAAGCCAATGATCCAAAGCCTAAAAGGAATCTGACAAAGACAGAGTTTCCAAACTTCATGACCTCAGTAGGGAGAGGAATGAAGATTGGAATGGTGAATATGGATGAATATGATATCAGTGAATGGAAAATATACGGAGAAACAATGTCAGTGGATTTTGAAAGAGTATCAAAGTATTTCAAATGGCCGGATTTGTTTCCCGAATGGATAGACGAGGAGGAAGAGA
This is a stretch of genomic DNA from Mangifera indica cultivar Alphonso chromosome 11, CATAS_Mindica_2.1, whole genome shotgun sequence. It encodes these proteins:
- the LOC123229972 gene encoding protein TIC 22, chloroplastic, producing the protein MEFPKPQVPTNPLLSLSTFIHQNCLRLGSELSSRFDDTKRLAASLTARLHRQSLPPFAFLSQPKQAVAATLSSEFVAKTLAGTAVYTVSNANNEFVLISDPNGAKSIGLLCFRREDAEAFLAQVRLRKRELRSAAKVVPITLDQVYMLKVEGIAFRFLPDPVQIKNALELKAIDMRTGFDGVPVFQSDLLVVRKKNKRYCPVFFQKEDIEKELSKVSRASRGSGVSQHIMVGSLEDVLKKMEMSEKNSGWEDLIFVPPGKTHSQHIQEVAKV